A genomic window from Nematostella vectensis chromosome 9, jaNemVect1.1, whole genome shotgun sequence includes:
- the LOC5511666 gene encoding ferritin, heavy subunit — MIARAFVLLLAVQAVVLLAQGKSCRHRLADHIRGVDKWTFDPPKNIYGNGTSSQSPAWIWANNDIEAGINKQINRELFAHYTYLSMAAHFGRDDIHLPGFAAFFKKAAEEEYTHAHMFMEFLNKRGGRVKLHHIMKPCRDHWGNGLMAMRDALYLEKEINHALLDLHQVADTNRDPQAFHFDRDDVALPGFHKYFLKASHEEREHAEKLMKFQNERGGRIVLQDIKKPEKDEWGCGMDSIQVALDLEKHVNQALLDLHKIAEKHGDAQMTDFIEGNFLTEQVEAIKELAGHLTNLKRVGPGLGEYQYDHETIGGD; from the exons ATTGCACGTGCTTTCGTCCTACTGCTTGCTGTGCAAGCCGTGGTGTTACTGGCACAGGGGAAGTCTTGTCGGCATCGTCTAGCGGATCACATCCGG GGTGTCGACAAATGGACATTTGATCCTCCGAAAAACATCTACG GAAATGGAACCAGTTCCCAGTCCCCTGCCTGGATCTGGGCCAACAATGACATCGAGGCTGGCATCAACAAGCAGATCAATCGCGAGCTGTTTGCGCACTATACATACTTGTCAATG GCTGCTCATTTTGGTCGCGACGACATCCATCTCCCAGGGTTCGCTGCGTTCTTCAAGAAAGCTGCAGAGGAGGAGTACACGCATGCGCACATG TTCATGGAGTTTTTGAATAAGCGAGGAGGCCGCGTTAAGCTCCACCATATCATG AAACCGTGCCGCGACCACTGGGGTAATGGACTAATGGCAATGAGGGACGCGCTTTACCTAGAGAAGGAGATCAACCACGCCCTACTCGATCTACACCAGGTGGCGGACACGAACCGTGACCCACAG GCGTTCCATTTCGATCGTGATGATGTGGCTCTTCCAGGATTCCACAAGTACTTTCTTAAGGCGTCCCATGAGGAACGCGAACACGCCGAAAAG cTGATGAAGTTCCAGAACGAGCGTGGAGGCCGTATTGTGCTTCAAGACATCAAg AAGCCTGAGAAAGATGAGTGGGGCTGTGGCATGGACTCCATCCAGGTTGCTCTAGACCTTGAGAAGCATGTCAACCAGGCCCTCCTGGACTTGCACAAGATTGCTGAGAAGCACGGCGATGCTCAG ATGACCGACTTCATTGAGGGTAATTTCCTGACTGAGCAAGTTGAGGCCATCAAGGAGCTTGCTGGTCACCTTACAAACCTGAAGCGTGTTGGACCTGGCCTGGGAGAGTACCAGTATGACCACGAGACAATTGGCGGCGACTAG